In Cicer arietinum cultivar CDC Frontier isolate Library 1 chromosome 7, Cicar.CDCFrontier_v2.0, whole genome shotgun sequence, a single window of DNA contains:
- the LOC101489344 gene encoding protein STRICTOSIDINE SYNTHASE-LIKE 12-like, giving the protein MLNINIIIVSATLFIFLLCSPSSVAIFLNRLQLPSPVTGPESLAFDRNGEGPYVSSSDGRILKYLGPNYGFKEYAVTSPNRNKTICDGLADFSAIQATCGRPLGLGFNHQTNDLYVADAYFGLIKVGPNGENVTQLVGPAKPNSTRFGDGLDVDQDTGIVYFTEASTNFQLKDFQTLLNSGDSSGSLLSYDPSTNQTTVLLSNLALPSGVAVSLDGSFVLVSEYLANRIQRVWIKGPRANTSELFMQLPGRPDNIKRNSRGQFWISVNSFIPPPRFPRRSTLPAGVRVGANGLVLQIVSLVPEYGTEPVSEVQEFNGTLYGGSLLASFASVFTP; this is encoded by the exons ATGTTgaacattaatattattattgtctcagcaactctttttattttccttttgtgTTCTCCATCATCAGTAGCTATATTCTTGAATAGACTTCAGCTACCATCACCAGTGACAGGTCCTGAGTCACTTGCATTTGATAGAAACGGTGAAGGACCTTATGTTTCTTCTTCTGATGGAAGAATTTTAAAATACCTTGGTCCAAATTATGGTTTCAAGGAATATGCTGTCACTTCGCCAAACAG GAACAAGACAATCTGTGATGGCCTAGCTGACTTCTCAGCAATCCAAGCAACATGTGGAAGGCCTTTAGGATTGGGTTTCAATCATCAAACAAACGATTTGTATGTCGCTGATGCTTATTTTGGGCTCATTAAGGTTGGTCCCAATGGAGAAAATGTAACCCAATTAGTTGGTCCTGCAAAGCCCAACTCTACTAGGTTTGGTGATGGTTTGGATGTAGACCAAGACACTGGAATCGTTTATTTTACGGAAGCCAGCACCAATTTCCAACTCAA AGATTTCCAGACACTGCTAAATAGCGGAGATAGTTCAGGAAGCCTGTTAAGCTATGATCCAAGCACCAACCAAACAACAGTGTTGTTAAGCAATCTTGCACTGCCATCAGGGGTAGCAGTAAGCTTAGATGGTTCATTTGTCCTTGTTAGTGAATATCTAGCAAACAGAATTCAAAGAGTGTGGATAAAAGGACCAAGAGCAAATACATCAGAATTATTCATGCAACTTCCTGGAAGACCTGATAATATCAAGAGGAACTCGAGAGGACAATTTTGGATTTCAGTTAATAGTTTTATACCACCACCTCGATTTCCGAGACGTTCTACTTTGCCTGCTGGTGTTAGAGTCGGTGCCAATGGTTTGGTTTTACAGATTGTGTCTCTTGTTCCTGAGTATGGTACCGAACCAGTTAGTGAGGTTCAAGAGTTCAATGGGACACTCTATGGTGGCTCCCTGCTTGCTTC